From Cellulosimicrobium sp. ES-005, one genomic window encodes:
- the uvrB gene encoding excinuclease ABC subunit UvrB — MRPVTDLQRATTPFEVISEYQPSGDQPTAIADLAQRIRAGEKDVVLLGATGTGKSATTAWLIEELQRPTLVMAPNKTLAAQLATEFRELLPHNAVEYFVSYYDYYQPEAYIAQTDTYIEKDSSINDEVERLRHSATSSLLTRRDVVVVASVSCIYGLGTPQEYVDRMVRLDVGMQVERDDLLRQFVTMQYTRNDMAFTRGTFRVRGDTVEIIPVYEELAVRIEFFGDEIESIQTLHPLTGDVIRSEPSIHVFPATHYVAGPERMERAISSIEAELAERLDELERQNKLLEAQRLRMRTTYDIEMMRQIGTASGIENYSRHIDGREAGSAPNTLLDYFPEDFLLVIDESHVTVPQIGAMFEGDMSRKRSLVDHGFRLPSAMDNRPLRWEEFVERIGQTVYLSATPGDYELSMADGVVEQIIRPTGLVDPEVLVKPTTGQIDDLLHEIRERVERNERVLVTTLTKKMAEDLTDYLLEKDVRVRYLHSEVDTLRRVELLRELRLGEYDVLVGINLLREGLDLPEVSLVAILDADKEGFLRSPKSLIQTIGRAARNVSGQVHMYADKITPAMAAAIEETERRRERQIAYNTENGVDPTPLRKRISDVTDMLAREDVDTAELLAGGYRQPGKGAKGRAPVPGAPKEGASSGNRLAGAAASDLAELIQELSDQMHAAAGELQFELAARLRDEISGLKKELRQMQAATA; from the coding sequence ATGCGTCCCGTGACCGATCTCCAGCGTGCGACCACCCCGTTCGAGGTCATCTCCGAGTACCAGCCGTCGGGCGACCAGCCCACGGCGATCGCTGACCTCGCGCAGCGTATCCGCGCGGGGGAGAAGGACGTCGTGCTCCTCGGCGCCACCGGCACGGGCAAGTCGGCGACGACGGCGTGGCTCATCGAGGAGCTGCAGCGCCCGACGCTGGTCATGGCGCCGAACAAGACGCTCGCCGCGCAGCTCGCGACGGAGTTCCGGGAGCTGCTGCCGCACAACGCGGTCGAGTACTTCGTCTCGTACTACGACTACTACCAGCCCGAGGCGTACATCGCGCAGACGGACACCTACATCGAGAAGGACTCGTCCATCAACGACGAGGTCGAGCGGCTGCGGCACTCCGCCACGAGCTCCCTGCTCACTCGGCGCGACGTCGTCGTGGTCGCCTCCGTGTCGTGCATCTACGGTCTCGGCACGCCGCAGGAGTACGTCGACCGGATGGTCCGGCTCGACGTCGGCATGCAGGTCGAGCGCGACGACCTGCTGCGGCAGTTCGTGACGATGCAGTACACGCGAAACGACATGGCGTTCACGCGCGGCACGTTCCGGGTGCGCGGTGACACGGTCGAGATCATCCCGGTGTACGAGGAGCTCGCGGTCCGCATCGAGTTCTTCGGCGACGAGATCGAGAGCATCCAGACCCTGCACCCGCTCACGGGCGACGTGATCCGGTCCGAGCCGAGCATCCACGTGTTCCCGGCCACGCACTACGTCGCCGGGCCGGAGCGCATGGAGCGCGCGATCTCCTCGATCGAGGCCGAGCTCGCCGAGCGGCTCGACGAGCTCGAGCGGCAGAACAAGCTGCTCGAGGCACAGCGGCTGCGCATGCGTACCACCTACGACATCGAGATGATGCGCCAGATCGGCACCGCGTCCGGGATCGAGAACTACTCGCGGCACATCGACGGCCGCGAGGCAGGGTCGGCGCCGAACACGCTGCTCGACTACTTCCCGGAGGACTTCCTCCTCGTCATCGACGAGTCGCACGTGACCGTGCCGCAGATCGGCGCGATGTTCGAGGGCGACATGTCGCGCAAGCGCAGCCTCGTCGACCACGGGTTCCGGCTGCCGAGCGCGATGGACAACCGGCCGCTGCGCTGGGAGGAGTTCGTCGAGCGCATCGGCCAGACCGTGTACCTGTCGGCGACGCCCGGCGACTACGAGCTCTCGATGGCCGACGGCGTCGTCGAGCAGATCATCCGGCCGACCGGCCTGGTCGACCCGGAGGTGCTCGTCAAGCCCACCACGGGGCAGATCGACGACCTGCTGCACGAGATCCGCGAGCGGGTCGAGCGGAACGAGCGCGTCCTCGTCACGACGCTCACCAAGAAGATGGCGGAAGACCTCACGGACTACCTGCTCGAGAAGGACGTGCGGGTCCGGTACCTGCACTCGGAGGTCGACACGCTGCGGCGCGTGGAGCTCCTGCGCGAGCTGCGCCTCGGCGAGTACGACGTCCTCGTCGGCATCAACCTGCTGCGCGAGGGCCTCGACCTGCCCGAGGTGTCGCTCGTCGCGATCCTCGACGCCGACAAGGAGGGCTTCCTGCGGTCGCCCAAGTCCCTCATCCAGACGATCGGCCGCGCGGCCCGCAACGTCTCGGGCCAGGTGCACATGTACGCGGACAAGATCACGCCGGCGATGGCGGCGGCGATCGAGGAGACCGAGCGGCGCCGCGAGCGGCAGATCGCGTACAACACGGAGAACGGGGTCGATCCGACGCCGCTGCGCAAGCGGATCTCCGACGTGACGGACATGCTCGCGCGCGAGGACGTCGACACGGCCGAGCTGCTCGCGGGCGGGTACCGACAGCCGGGCAAGGGCGCGAAGGGCAGGGCGCCGGTGCCGGGAGCGCCCAAGGAGGGCGCGTCGTCGGGCAACCGGCTCGCCGGCGCGGCGGCGAGCGACCTCGCCGAGCTCATCCAGGAGCTCAGCGACCAGATGCACGCGGCCGCGGGCGAGCTGCAGTTCGAGCTCGCCGCCCGGCTGCGCGACGAGATCTCGGGGCTCAAGAAGGAGCTGCGGCAGATGCAGGCCGCGACGGCCTGA